From the genome of Bacteroides sp. MSB163, one region includes:
- a CDS encoding polysaccharide lyase 6 family protein produces the protein MMKKLCVLLLLTVSLFANAKEYTFSPKDVPAMKQLLGSGNLQPGDAVVLKDGTYHNLEEIHFTGKGVFGKPIVWRAENPGRAIVSGKLRLKIYGEYLQLEDLLFYKAWAIGHDMIDFQREKGEYASYCRMTRCVIDECNDPQKGERPNEGDEYWVGLRGTNNRIDHCYFANKRVGGLVLQVWLSADNHLNNHLIDHNFFGERQPYGGNGAEIIRIGHSWSSQLESRTIVEDNVFFRCSGENEIISVKSCHNVLRRNLFYESAGGLVCRHGHYNVIESNTFIGHNLRGTAGIRIINQGHTVYDNYMKDVRSFGLLVRVGVYERPTAETDVKQEPLTSYHRVENVDIAYNTFLNSSLELGSGRGEKMPRNVRFAHNLFAGQTPDLKIVRADEVLPGFLFLDNKWAFSDKNSFSSVPYEQVRGGFRPVDMPDGLNQKEKERIDACIFTAGPAWYKALKENVNHINTNR, from the coding sequence ATGATGAAAAAACTTTGTGTTCTTTTGCTTTTAACAGTGTCACTCTTTGCTAATGCCAAAGAGTATACATTTTCACCGAAAGATGTTCCGGCGATGAAACAGTTGCTGGGTAGTGGAAATTTGCAGCCGGGGGATGCCGTCGTACTGAAAGACGGAACGTATCATAATCTGGAAGAAATACATTTTACGGGTAAAGGGGTTTTTGGTAAACCGATTGTCTGGCGGGCTGAGAATCCCGGAAGGGCTATTGTTTCGGGGAAGTTAAGGCTGAAGATATATGGGGAGTATCTGCAACTGGAGGATTTACTCTTTTATAAGGCGTGGGCCATAGGGCATGATATGATTGATTTTCAGAGGGAGAAAGGAGAATATGCATCTTATTGCCGGATGACTCGTTGTGTGATTGATGAGTGTAATGACCCTCAGAAAGGTGAACGACCGAATGAAGGGGATGAATACTGGGTTGGATTACGAGGAACCAATAACCGGATAGACCACTGTTATTTTGCTAATAAACGGGTAGGAGGACTGGTTCTACAAGTGTGGCTCAGTGCTGATAACCATTTGAATAACCACTTGATAGATCATAATTTTTTCGGCGAACGTCAGCCTTATGGTGGCAACGGAGCAGAAATTATTCGTATCGGACACTCTTGGTCTTCTCAGTTGGAATCTCGGACAATTGTTGAGGACAATGTCTTTTTCAGGTGTAGTGGAGAAAATGAGATTATTTCTGTGAAGTCTTGTCATAATGTATTGCGTAGAAACTTGTTTTATGAATCTGCCGGTGGATTGGTTTGTCGTCATGGACATTACAATGTAATAGAGTCGAATACATTTATAGGACATAATTTGCGTGGAACTGCTGGTATCCGTATTATTAACCAGGGACATACAGTTTATGATAATTATATGAAGGATGTAAGATCATTCGGGTTATTGGTACGCGTGGGAGTCTATGAACGCCCTACAGCAGAAACGGATGTGAAACAAGAACCGCTGACTTCATATCATCGGGTAGAGAATGTGGATATCGCTTATAATACCTTCTTGAATAGTTCTTTGGAATTAGGTTCTGGTCGTGGAGAAAAGATGCCTCGTAATGTTCGCTTTGCCCATAATCTGTTTGCAGGGCAAACTCCTGATTTGAAAATTGTAAGGGCGGATGAAGTGCTTCCCGGCTTCTTATTTCTGGATAATAAGTGGGCATTTTCTGATAAGAATTCCTTTTCGAGTGTTCCTTATGAACAGGTGAGAGGAGGTTTTAGACCGGTTGATATGCCTGACGGTTTGAACCAAAAGGAAAAAGAACGGATAGATGCCTGTATCTTTACTGCCGGTCCGGCATGGTATAAGGCGTTGAAAGAGAATGTTAACCATATCAATACGAATCGCTAA
- a CDS encoding OmpH family outer membrane protein, which produces MKRLNYLVNGLAALALIVLFSQCTGKADNQTATTSGQASGELSGMKIAYVEIDTLLSQYNFCIDLNEGMVKKSENVRLTINQKARELEKQKQEFQTKYQNNAYLSPERAQQEYNRIAKLEQDLQALSNKLQSELMSENEKNSLQLRDSINAFLKEYNKTKGYSMIISNTGFDNLLYADSIYNITKEIVDGLNARYSSPAPAKK; this is translated from the coding sequence ATGAAGAGATTGAACTACCTCGTAAACGGTTTGGCTGCCCTTGCACTTATCGTTTTATTTTCTCAGTGTACAGGTAAAGCTGATAATCAAACGGCAACTACGTCAGGACAAGCTTCAGGTGAACTTTCTGGAATGAAGATTGCTTATGTTGAAATAGATACGCTTCTGTCACAATATAATTTCTGCATCGACCTGAATGAAGGTATGGTAAAGAAGAGTGAAAATGTTCGTTTGACGATAAACCAGAAAGCTCGGGAATTAGAAAAACAGAAACAGGAATTCCAGACGAAGTATCAGAATAATGCGTATCTTTCTCCGGAAAGAGCTCAACAGGAATACAACCGTATTGCTAAACTGGAGCAAGACTTGCAGGCTTTGAGCAATAAATTGCAGTCAGAGTTGATGAGCGAAAACGAAAAGAACAGCTTGCAATTGCGTGATTCTATCAATGCTTTCCTGAAAGAGTATAATAAAACAAAGGGATACAGCATGATTATCAGTAATACCGGTTTTGATAACCTGTTGTATGCTGACAGCATCTATAATATTACAAAAGAAATTGTAGACGGATTGAATGCAAGATATTCTTCTCCGGCACCGGCTAAGAAATAA
- a CDS encoding glycosyl hydrolase family 28-related protein, with protein MKNILLDMRAILSKTFLLSLLLGVVGTGIQAGELYPWQLTSDSLLLFEGSTYRYTVDTPENEGLSSTLPSVEALKEQLVHSGSGFYRLFTSTGQEKTEGLPVNGDYLQSASKKRLFIGVRKGALPPVIKLDRTTFTIKTAGNLTLDFYAGQRSPMTTVTIRVPEGIAVTLDNTTVNVIGRGEVILRDLPKQSIGRTGTNYSYKKVGDVEIRKDGKKGTLLIFKDLDFRPSNGPDIRLCFRGVAIPEKGNYTFEADYITSQPEVLHSPVATATFEGVTTIADFTRTPLQAFTYKKDWDLSFTSFYWTAPRNAESVTLLLSEDKGKTWKPVRTAILPDDDFATAGRLNPNQLYAFKLLVKGGDNQGESNIAWFYSGLQDIKTTGVKGDGIADDTEAINKAIIEMNKLGGGILRFTAGTYNVRTVHLLSNVWLHLDADATIQGLPGGDAPETTWFSDRAYRSGLSPTDPRPYADPENYLTKQDVGHTFFRNAMFFGERIDNVKIVGTGRITGNGNLVTSDKVMNNAPEKRCDKMFSLKLCTNIEIGGWAMGKDMWYDPQKDEPYYIDTDNRKNYDVSNMLHIDQGGHFVLLATGTDGIHVHDTYFAKHNTRNARDIYDFMACNDVTVTNIYSRVSSDDIVKPGSDCSLGFTRPARNYMVRNIVGDTNCNLFQIGSETADDIQDLYVDNIYVLGANKAGFSISTNDGGHIKNVHLNSGKTGPIHSRSVMHRTRAPFFISISNRGRVLGADVAPFTFTENGSVRKELLVTNSDIGQVENIVICGVDIDEVYGGSSFRGDRWKAYDGSQNTATPIIAGFKLPDTEVVEGGLTFRLPNGQHTGYIKNVQFHDVNLLVKGGHPVEDAEAYPPEIGVGRYNVGDLKIQPSFGFWARHVKDFLLDNCSISAEQKDGRYAVVLDDVIGAEIRNLKVKEGITDKENVKVFRSEKIIIK; from the coding sequence ATGAAAAATATACTATTGGATATGAGAGCTATATTATCAAAGACTTTTCTTTTGTCCCTGTTATTGGGAGTGGTAGGAACAGGCATTCAGGCAGGGGAATTGTATCCTTGGCAACTGACGAGTGATTCTTTATTGTTGTTTGAAGGTTCTACTTATCGTTATACTGTAGATACTCCCGAAAATGAGGGCTTAAGTTCTACTTTGCCGTCAGTTGAAGCTCTGAAAGAACAGTTGGTTCATTCCGGTTCGGGCTTTTATCGTCTTTTTACTTCTACCGGACAGGAGAAAACGGAAGGTCTTCCGGTTAATGGTGATTACTTACAATCAGCCTCTAAAAAGCGTTTGTTTATAGGGGTACGTAAAGGAGCGTTACCTCCCGTGATAAAGTTGGACCGTACTACATTTACCATAAAGACTGCGGGAAATCTGACACTTGATTTTTATGCCGGACAGCGTAGCCCGATGACTACTGTCACTATCCGCGTACCGGAAGGGATTGCTGTAACATTGGACAATACAACGGTAAATGTAATAGGTCGTGGAGAAGTGATTCTTCGTGATTTGCCTAAACAGTCTATCGGCAGAACCGGAACCAACTATTCATATAAAAAGGTTGGGGATGTGGAAATTCGTAAAGATGGGAAGAAAGGTACTCTGTTAATATTTAAAGATTTGGATTTCCGTCCCTCTAACGGCCCTGATATCCGTCTTTGTTTTCGCGGAGTGGCAATACCGGAAAAAGGTAATTATACATTCGAGGCTGATTATATAACCTCTCAACCGGAAGTTCTGCATAGTCCGGTTGCTACTGCAACTTTTGAAGGTGTGACGACTATTGCTGATTTTACCCGTACCCCCTTACAGGCATTTACATATAAAAAGGATTGGGATTTATCTTTCACTTCTTTCTACTGGACAGCGCCTCGTAATGCGGAATCCGTGACTTTGTTATTGTCAGAGGATAAGGGAAAAACATGGAAACCTGTAAGAACAGCGATATTGCCGGACGATGATTTCGCTACCGCCGGCCGGTTGAATCCTAATCAATTGTATGCTTTTAAACTGCTTGTAAAAGGAGGTGATAACCAGGGAGAATCAAATATAGCCTGGTTCTATTCCGGTTTGCAGGATATTAAGACTACAGGAGTAAAAGGAGATGGAATAGCAGACGATACGGAAGCCATAAACAAAGCTATTATAGAGATGAATAAGTTGGGTGGGGGGATTCTGCGATTTACGGCAGGCACCTATAATGTGCGGACGGTTCATCTGTTGAGTAATGTCTGGTTACATCTGGATGCAGACGCCACAATTCAGGGACTTCCGGGTGGTGATGCACCGGAAACGACCTGGTTTAGTGACCGGGCCTATCGTTCGGGACTTTCTCCTACCGATCCTCGTCCTTATGCCGATCCGGAAAACTATCTGACGAAGCAGGATGTGGGACATACGTTCTTCCGCAATGCAATGTTCTTTGGAGAACGCATTGATAATGTGAAGATTGTGGGCACAGGCCGTATCACGGGTAATGGTAATTTGGTTACTTCTGATAAAGTTATGAATAATGCTCCCGAGAAACGTTGCGACAAAATGTTTTCTTTAAAACTTTGTACCAATATTGAAATTGGAGGCTGGGCTATGGGTAAAGATATGTGGTATGATCCGCAAAAAGATGAGCCTTACTACATAGATACGGATAACCGGAAGAATTATGATGTCAGCAATATGCTGCATATAGATCAGGGAGGGCATTTTGTTTTGTTGGCTACAGGTACTGATGGTATTCATGTGCATGATACCTATTTTGCCAAACATAATACCCGGAATGCCCGTGATATCTACGACTTTATGGCGTGCAATGATGTAACGGTGACGAACATTTATTCGCGTGTCAGTTCGGATGATATTGTGAAACCGGGTTCGGATTGTTCATTAGGTTTTACCCGTCCGGCACGTAACTATATGGTACGCAATATCGTTGGAGATACCAATTGTAACCTATTCCAGATAGGTTCGGAAACAGCGGATGATATTCAGGACTTATACGTGGATAATATTTATGTACTGGGTGCCAATAAAGCAGGTTTCTCCATATCTACCAATGATGGCGGACATATAAAAAATGTCCATCTGAATAGTGGAAAGACAGGACCGATACATTCCCGTTCGGTGATGCATCGTACCCGTGCTCCGTTCTTCATATCTATATCCAATAGAGGCCGTGTGTTGGGTGCTGATGTCGCTCCTTTTACATTCACGGAAAATGGAAGTGTACGTAAAGAGTTGCTGGTGACTAACTCTGATATCGGGCAAGTGGAGAATATTGTGATTTGTGGAGTAGATATTGATGAGGTTTATGGTGGAAGTTCTTTCCGGGGAGATCGCTGGAAAGCATACGATGGCTCTCAAAATACGGCAACTCCCATCATTGCAGGTTTCAAACTGCCGGATACAGAGGTTGTGGAAGGAGGACTGACATTCCGCTTGCCGAATGGTCAGCATACCGGATATATTAAGAATGTACAGTTCCATGATGTAAATTTACTCGTGAAAGGCGGACATCCGGTAGAAGATGCAGAAGCATATCCGCCTGAAATCGGAGTAGGACGTTATAATGTAGGTGATTTGAAAATACAACCTTCTTTTGGTTTCTGGGCGCGTCATGTGAAGGACTTCCTATTAGATAATTGCAGTATCAGTGCTGAGCAGAAAGATGGGCGTTATGCAGTAGTACTGGACGATGTGATTGGCGCTGAGATCAGGAATCTGAAAGTGAAAGAAGGCATTACGGATAAAGAAAACGTAAAAGTGTTTCGTAGTGAAAAGATTATCATCAAATAA